Within the Rosa rugosa chromosome 2, drRosRugo1.1, whole genome shotgun sequence genome, the region GGTTCCAGCCGGAGATGAAGTGACCCAAAATGTTGATGAATGTAGGACTACAGCACTTGATTCTTGATCCTCCCCAGTTAAATCTTGACTCAGAGTTTGATGATGAAGGACTGGTGCTTGCACTTGACGAAAATGATGACTTGGTCATATTCGAAATTGAACTGTTTATTTTCTAAATCATCATTTCAAAATCTATCGCAAAAAGATCAACCAAATTAAAGGTCATTTACTGATATCATATCCGACAAATGAAACGGTTTGGTGAAAGTTAGCATTATCCTGATGACCAGTTCATTTTTTCGTTAGTGATTTAGAAATATGGTCGCCATTATGTTTAAGTCATCATAGATGCACACAATACGTGAACCAGAAAAGGTACTAGGAAGTAAAATCCTACTTTTTGCCTTTTTGAGAATGCTGCTTCTGCTTGCTACAAGGATCTGTGTAACAAGTGAGGCTTCTCCTTCACAAGTTTCACAGTTATAGGATTTAAACATTGTATTTGttgaaaatttaatattaaattattaattttttgcaATTTGTGGATGAAAAATTTAGTAAAAATGTGAGTTCAATATGACTATGAAATGAGAAGTTACGACCGTTCACAATAGGTTTTTTGTACTCCCTTTTGTTAAATTTCAACAAAATTTTGTTAGGATCAAACAAGAAAAATGAGAATTGATAAGCATCGATCAAAAGGGAGAGTCCATGGATACAAGTATTTATTACTGCATTTAAAACAACAAAACGAGGATAGCAAGCTGGGGAAGGGGTTCTAAAAGTCCCAATACAAAAATGGAGACTTTGAGCTGTGTCCTTTGTAAAAAGAGCAGGACTCAGCTCCATTTCTACGTTTGAGTCTTTGGAAAGGCTAATACATCTCACCATTACCCCAATGACTGTACAAACACTCCTACGATATATAACCTAAGAGAAGCCCCTTCTTGCAAGCAAAAACCCCTAAGCCACACCACAACGAAACATTTCCTACAACATAGAAGCAACCACACCTAATATGCCTTCTCACAAGTGCATCCCATTGAAAATGCTATATACACCGTCTTGAGGCCTATTAGTAATTACACCTCCATTTTGGCATGTTTTGGCATTATATACATCGTGGCCTGCTCCATTCGAGACATTCCTTTTCGCCTCTGGAGAGCCCTGGAGGAAAGCATCCAACTGCCCACATGCTGCTCCAAACATTTCGTTGCCTGCTCCGTATGAGGCACTCCTTTTCCTCTCAGAGCTTGGTAAGAGAGCATCCAACTGTCCACATGCTGCTGCTATAAGCCCTATACAACATTGCAAACCAAAAATTATTCATAAGCTATTACTTCTGTAATCTGATGCACATGTCAGAATAGAAGTAGCATACAATAATGTTAGACTGATCAAGTTGCAGCAATCAACTACAGAACCTGAACCATCTTCAAAGCTCAAATATTACTTAggaacgttttttttttttttttccagaagaACCTAAAAGGGAGCTGCTTGCTTTGGAAGCATAATGCATTCCTTATTTATTTACCTGTGTATACTATTTACATTCCAAGGAAACCTTTTGGCTAAGATAAAATTGAATGTAAACTTTCAAATGAGATATGTACCTAGGAATAAAGCAGAAGGTTTTGCTGGTCTTGATTTATATTCAGGATGGAACTGGACACCGATGAAATAGGGATGATTACGTAGCTCAACAATCTATAATGTCAGAATACCAAACATGGGATCAGCAGAGTATACAAATCAAATGAATCTAAAGTTACAGGGATCAATAGTGTAAACTATACCTCCATGCGCTGGCCAGTTTCATCCTTGCCAGTGAAAGAGAGGCCGGAATTTTCAAGGCGTGCTACCATGTCAGGGTTCACCTAAATGCAACAAAAATTAATCCTTCTACCAAAATAGTGTCTCAGAAGACAATATTTTAAATTGGAATGCCACATACCTCATATCTGTGCCGATGTCTCTCATCAACAAAGCGTTTGTTTCCATATCTAGCACATTGCAAAAATTGCACAGGTTAGCCAACATTGGCATCTGATTCAGCATGTTGGTACCTTCTGATTTTCATATCAAGTTACTGATTGATCTATGCACAGCAATAAATTTTCTAAGAAGCTTTGATTCTTATGAAAGTTACAGAGTCATGTTAACGAAATGTGTCAAGTTACTAATGTACGTGATACGTACAAAACAAATGTGTTTATTTAGCTCTTTCCAATTTAGTACTCACAGTTTAGCTGATTTACAGTCTGTAGACTGGAAATATGTTCTCCTGGATCCAAGGCGCATGGTGCCTCCCATATGCGTTTTTGAGCCCTGCTTATATGGTACAGAGATCAGATAAATGGAAAAGGAATGACATGAGTTTCAAACACTGATATATAAGCTGAAAATGCAGAATGCAGACCTCAGGCATAAATATAACACAGGGATTCTTAGTGTCAGGATCAAATTCTGTGCTGTTGGCATCCTGCAGACCAAGAACAGATCTTGCAAACTCAATCACGGCGACCTGCATTCCTAGACAAATACCAAGAAATGGAATTCTCTTTTGCCGGGCATACTTTACTGCAAGAATTTTCCCTTGCACTCCTCTATCACCAAATCCTCCTGGAATAAGAATACCATCTGCGCCCTGAAGAATTAGGCCACAGTCAGAAGGCTAACAGAGAGCAATTACAACTTAAGAAGGGGAGAGTATGACAATTGTAGCCGTAGATTCCAGGCCTATTAGACCTAAATACAAACCTTCAACAACTTCCATGCAGCTTTATAAGCATCAGGATTCTGCAATATGtgcatttttcttttgtcaagtTGTGAAACAAGCAAAAATGGAAAACCACACTAGAACTGAATATCAATAATAACCTCTTTCTCAGTTGTGTGCTCAAGGTCACCAGATGGAACCCAATCCACAAAAAGTTTCTTGCCGCGAGAAACAGAAGCATGAACAAGAGCCTGCAGAAAGTTATAGATATGGTACATCAGAACAATGTATTAATCATCTGCATTAAGAAACTCATAGTTAAGTAGTAGCTGAGTGCACCTTTTGTATGGAGAGGTATGCATCAGGAAGGCTTGTATACTTCCCCACTATGGCAATGCGCACCTGTTATTTAAAAAACATTAACATATCAATTTGATGGCCACAAAACACATagtattgacattgtgaatTGTTTTAGAGTTGGGACCGACCGGCTCATGCAACATATCACAAACTTCAGCCATAGTAGTCCACTGTTCTAATTCAGGTTCCCTTGTTAATCTGTGCATTATGGAATATCTTTGTAAGTGAATGCTCTAATACTAAAAAGTGGTATCAAGTGATGAACCTAATAACAAATGAGAAGAGCTGATTAGACATACCCTTGAAGGTTAAACACTTTAAAGATTGCTTCATGAGCCTTCTGGTCCTATTTGAGAAGAAGCAGGTAAAAATCAGTACATTACAGTTACATAAGAAAATCATTTAAGATCAATTAGATAAACTTCAGAAGTTGTAGAAAAGTTCTTACTCTTAAGAGTAATGGAATGTGCCAAATGTTGGGAACATCATAGAGCGTGATGATGTTATCTTTCTGGAAAACAAGTAACCATATGTTAGCTTCACTGAAGTAGCATATTTCAAAACAGATAGATAAGTGATATGCTTGAAGTAAAATTTATCTAACAGCTAACGTATACCTGGACATGGCAAAATTGACTGAGTTtggtctttacattttcttctagtggctgtgaaaaaaaaaatttacaccTCAGGCCAACATGACAAAAGGATAACATTTGGGTCCATGTGTGTGtatgacagagagagagagagacagaccgtTGTGCTGCGACAAGCTATCACATGTGGTGTCAAACCCAGACATCTCAGTCCACGAACACTGTGCTGGGTTGGTTTtgttttctgagaataattcaGTGCATTAATTAAATAGACCAAGTAATTCAATACATTCATTAAAGCCTGTTAAGATCTCAGAACACATTATTATAAAGAAGTTCAGTTTACCTGTTCACCAACAACATTCAAAACAGGCACAAGGCTGACATGAACTAAGCAAAAATTATCAGCTCCTGAAATCAAAATTATAAACAAAGAGTCAAGTGAGTAACTGAAAGATCAGAAACAATAAACAGTAACAATTTGAAGTTGATACACAATACGCTTACCTACACGGTACGAGAATTGTCCTAATGCCTCAATAAATGGCATGGATTCAATATCACCTAAAGCCCAGAAAGCTGTTAGTAATCTGAACTAACCCGTTGAAACAGCTCAAATCACTGTGCAATATTTATGTACCTATAGTTCCACCCAACTCTATGACACAAACATCAGCAGGGCCTGACTTTCCATCAACTGGTATATGGGCTACACGCTCAATCCAGTCTTGGATAGCATCTGTGATGTGAGGGACAACCTACACAtttaaaaaagagaagaaaagtaaTCAATATAAGAAAAAATAGAGGCCATATTAATATATCTAAAAAGAGCTCAGATGCAGACAAAATACCTGGACAGTTTTTCCCAGATAatctccctttctctctttgtTTATAACATCCTGTGaccgaaagaaagaaaattcaaaCCTTTGTCAGTTGTGGCATCAAAGCTGATACAGATATTTTTGGAATcatagatatatgtataatatatTGATTATATACATGTGAAATTTAACCAACATGCCTGGTAAATCTTTCCGGTAGTAATATTATTATCACGGGTCAGCTTGATTTCTAGGAATCGCTCATAGTTTCCAAGGTCCAGGTCCACCTGTgaacataagaaacaaaaatagtAAACATAAAATCTGCAAATCACCGAGTCTCTAGATTTGTGCAGACGCTTCACGCTCAAGTCCAAATTACATATTTACAACCACTAATATTGCAAATAGTGTCAGTTTGCATTAGCTATATGATCTTATAGCTGCAAACAGAACTAGATTCATCAACTTTTGTCTTCAGAGGACTTCTGTGAAACAGAAAGAGAGCAAATTGCAGAGGCCAAAGAGGGCAGGACAGTAATTTTATGTACCTCACCACCATCATCTAGAACAAAGACTTCACCATGCTCCACAGGTGACATGGTTCCAGCATCAGTGTTCAAGTAAGGATCTGAATTACAAAACCAACAAATGGTGATCAGAAAATTGCaggcatttttctttttctgactGAGATTACAGTAATTGAAATCTAGAAGCTTTCATGCACCCATTTAAAAAGAGGTGAACAGAAAAAGTTAAATCTAAAAATCTTTTTTCCATTAAGAAAAGTATGGTGATCTTTCCAACAAACTATGGCTTACTGGGTTGCCTCTAAAAGTTAAAACAGCAACAGAGATTAAGACCATAACAtgaattaaaaacaaagaagaatgaagaagaggaagagaccAATTTTGATGGAGGTGACCCTTAGTCCACAAGCCTTTAGGAGAAGACCAATACTACTAGCAGTGACTCCTTTTCCAAGGCCACTCACAACTCCACCAGTCACCAAAACatacttcattttcttcttctacttcttctttTACAGAAACCAGCTTTAGCCCTGTACTTTTGGGTAACTCCTAAATACACAGAAAAACATCTGTCACTACCAAAACAAGCATTTTCAACCACAGCATTGAATATCCCAaatgaagaataagaagaaaaatGGGATCTTTTTGTTGCTAAATACAACCATCACCCACCAGCACAGTCCCAGTGTTTCAAGGCAGAAGCAGAGCTGCTGAGTTTCCTGTTCCTTAAAATTCTAGGTGTGTCTGTCTTTGAACGTTATCTGGTTTTATCTCTCTTGAATTCCAACAAGGAGGTGCAAAGAGCATGAGCTATCATACAAAAGCCAGAGTAAGAAATATCATCCAAAGCCTCTAACAGCAAGAGAACACAGAAAGAGCtaggaagaaagagagaggaagaatgAGGGAAGTTGATGCAGTGCGGAATGGGTTGGGCAGAGACCGGCATTTATAGGCACAAAGGCTTTCAAAATTggaaatttcttttttctctttggtcaaatttaataaagaaaagaacgcACTTTTTCCCTCTTAAAAATACAGAATTAAAAAAGTTGGCTAAAATTATGTCttgcccttttttttatttttcttttaattacgTCGCAGCTTCAACTGCCACCAATAAGTACTTGTACGTGAACCAAATATAAAATGATGATATTTTtatctcctttttttttatcaaaaaaaaaaaaaaggagataaAAATGATgcagtcaattttttttttttttaaagtaaagAAAAGTCGATTGGATAATTTTTAACATTTAACCCACTTAGTAAAAATGTATCCACTCGGATGTTTTGCTACGTGATTTCTTGTTAGCAGTTGCTAACTTACACATTGATGCTATATGAGTTTAAACAGTTTTTTGATTctcaattagttttttttttttttaatcgaatgAGCTCAGtcaattttataattcagcaagcagtatcAGTAACAACACACCCCTGAGGGGCAGACAGAAAGAGCCGTCATTTAGGACATACAGAGGACCTATTCTAGAAAAAAACAGAACCACGCACTCCCAGATACACCCACATTTTAAGAAAGTTCACGCacatttattctaacaaaacctagaaagctCAGAAGCAGTTTAAGTAAATATAACAACCGAGCAACTAGATTTTGTGACCCAAATGAAATTTAAATATTACTAGTATATGAGGCTGCAAATTCCTCATCCatcataataaaataaaaacctaataTGAAAAAAGCAAGCCAAGCCCTAGCAAAGATTGAAACCCAAGTCCATGAAAGGGCCCAGACCCAACCAGATCTGCTAAGGACACTTAGAGCAGTAGCTTTTCCCATCACCACGCCACCGCCGCCACCATCTGCAGCGCCGCCGTCCTCGTTGAAACATCTGACATAATCGCTGAATCTGTCCCAGACCAAAGCCAGATCACCACTAGAAAGGCAACCATCACCAGCATCAGTCACCTGTAGCAACGCTACCCAACCTGCCTCACGAATCGGGATCCCAAATCCGCCCCCGATCCCGCTTGGTTGGCTATACCGCCCGCTGTCGCCCGTACGGGGATCAGAAGGCCCGCCACCAAGAACACCACCACCATTGCCAGAACACAACCACATCAAGCCTAAGCCCGTAATATCACCAGCTCGGAACCGCCCCGCCTCATCCTTGAAATGCCCTTAAGAAGAAGAACTCAAACGCCTTTGGGCTAAGGAACCACGATCAAACCCCAAGAAGGGGAAGGCATCCATTAACATGGATGAAGTTGTAGATTGAAAAGAGAAAATTTTCAAtctcaaccctagcagagtgGCCGCTAGGTCAATAATATTTTTGCTTTGCTGATTCTCAATTAGTTGATCATAGTAGTTCATGGAAAATGACGTGCATTATAGTTAGATCGAGTTTATGTCTTTATAGCTCCTGATGTCTGTAATCACTAGTTCTCTCGACCTTTTTATCCTTTGTCCCCCCTCAACCCCACCACTCCTGATGTATGATTTATGGTTAGTTTGAATAAAGTTATATATCGTAGAAAAGTAGTATATGATTAACAAACAAATTTTGGGTCACCGTTACTTTACGTATCTATCAATGTCTTGAAAATCACTAGGCAGTGGGGAAGAGGCTAGCCAAGGGCAGAA harbors:
- the LOC133728768 gene encoding uncharacterized protein LOC133728768, producing the protein MKYVLVTGGVVSGLGKGVTASSIGLLLKACGLRVTSIKIDPYLNTDAGTMSPVEHGEVFVLDDGGEVDLDLGNYERFLEIKLTRDNNITTGKIYQDVINKERKGDYLGKTVQVVPHITDAIQDWIERVAHIPVDGKSGPADVCVIELGGTIGDIESMPFIEALGQFSYRVGADNFCLVHVSLVPVLNVVGEQKTKPTQHSVRGLRCLGLTPHVIACRSTTPLEENVKTKLSQFCHVQKDNIITLYDVPNIWHIPLLLRDQKAHEAIFKVFNLQGLTREPELEQWTTMAEVCDMLHEPVRIAIVGKYTSLPDAYLSIQKALVHASVSRGKKLFVDWVPSGDLEHTTEKENPDAYKAAWKLLKGADGILIPGGFGDRGVQGKILAVKYARQKRIPFLGICLGMQVAVIEFARSVLGLQDANSTEFDPDTKNPCVIFMPEGSKTHMGGTMRLGSRRTYFQSTDCKSAKLYGNKRFVDERHRHRYEVNPDMVARLENSGLSFTGKDETGQRMEIVELRNHPYFIGVQFHPEYKSRPAKPSALFLGLIAAACGQLDALLPSSERKRSASYGAGNEMFGAACGQLDAFLQGSPEAKRNVSNGAGHDVYNAKTCQNGGVITNRPQDGVYSIFNGMHL